The Pungitius pungitius chromosome 15, fPunPun2.1, whole genome shotgun sequence nucleotide sequence CTTCTACCTGTGTACTCATTGTTGGAGGGAGTGGATGAGGTGGTGGAGTCATTTTCCCAATCCTTCTCTTCGTTGCGACTGCCGGTCGAAGGGCAAGAAGAAAAACCTTCTGCAGAGTCCGGCCTGGAGACGGTCACATGCAGACCAACAAATGACACGCGCGGACGCACAAACAGCACGTAAAGGTCGACGACACAGAACGCGCGCGTGGAAGCGCACGCCGACAGATGGCACAGGcagacatgcacacgcacgGATGTAACACAGGCACATACAGAGAGATGTGGTAAAACGAGGTCAGACGCCGTGACACAATCCTCAAACCCCCGCCCGTTGTCCCCGCATTACATCATAATGATCATTCTCCCACGCAGCTGTGCggcgagagacagaggaggcctGTTCAGCCAAGCAAAGCAGAGTCTCAGCGGTGTCCTCGCGGCTTCTGTGAGGCATGAGCTCAGGCGCCGGTTGAGGAAGCAGCGGAACacagagcagccccccccccccccccccccccgaaaaaaaaaaagagagaagagagcgaAGCCTGAGAACAACACCGCGaaaaaagcagaagaggaaagagagcagGAGAACCGAGGCGAAAAACATCTCAGCCACGCAGGTACCTCAATGCAGCAGAAGCAAAGAACGGCAGGGATGTGTAAAGCGTCAGATTACTTCACTGCTGACACATCTGTCGACTTTCATATGAGTCTGAAATAATGTTAAATGAGTCACATACAGGACAATTTGTCTCTGGAATCAGCGGCATTACTAaccttccctttctttctttgggAGAGCTAAGAAAGAACGGGACGTGGGCTACTTTATTGCCTCTGAGGGACGCATGCAAAGTAGAGAGATAAATGAGAAAGGGACAGAAGAGAATTAAAGAGAAGCTTCATAAAGGCCAATACTTAAACATCACAAAAGCCCCCTTCAAACTACAGTCACTGTTTAGGTTATGATATCTGTGTGTCACAAATGAATTATGTAGTAAGAACTCTTTAGTGGCAATAAGATGAGGGATGGTGAACTGCACCAACCCAATGCTAGAAAaggtgaaaatgaaagaagtcATTCTAAACCTCATTACTAGGGTGATACTGTGAGGTTCAGATCTCTGCTCTTGTTAATCACCAATTTGCGATTTCAAAATTTTGACCAAATAGATCCAAAGGCGGACGCAGGTGCAGTTAAGACTTATTTGATCTTCTTATTCTTTAGTGATTCGACGGGTTTCAAGAGCCCTAAAACCCGGCACGCTGCAGGCAGACGGAGGGTCTCACCTGTTGTTCTTCATGTTACTCGGCTGGTCGTCGGCGGCCAGATTGAGAGACGCCAGAGAAATACTGGACACGGAGAAGCCTCGGGGACGCACCCCTGCAACACAAGGAGCCGCCGCGTCACGCCTCCGCAACGCCGCTTTGCGTTACAGTGTTTGTGCATGCGGTTTGGACGCTGCTCACCTGTTGCTCTCACAGGGGGCGTAGGGGACTCCATGACGTCCCTGTGGATGGACTTTGGACGCGGCTTCTTCTTGAGGCTTCCAGACCGGGTCTTGGTGACCTCGTCCACGTTCTCCATCAGCTTGAGCTGATTCCTCCTCATGAACTCCTGCTTGATGTACTCCCTCCTCGCCTTCTCTTgctccttcttctgctgctcctcgtCAGCTTTCaaactggaggaggagacggagaagacAGATTCATTGTGTGACTGCGCGCCGCGTGGACGGGCGCCATAGACGTGGGGACAGTGTCAGCCTTCGGACCAATAGAGAAAGTAAAGTAAAACGGACCGTGCGGCCTCCCTCTTCTGCTCGTGGTCCACCTCCTGCTGTTGCTTCTTCTCCTgagtctctttctccctccggAGCCTCTTCTCCAGCAGATATGCTTTCTTTGCTGCCATGTCCTCTTCCGCTTTCACATCATCCTGGTGTTTGAATGGATGGGGGTGGGCATCGGGAGAAATACAGATTCAAAGCCTTCAAAACATCCACACAAAAGCTGATACTCGGATTATCTTAGAGGCCAGACAGATGAAACCATTCTGTAGCCACCGCTCACCTTGAAGAAGAATCCACAGCacattttttggtcttttccATATGGGTCGCCTCCCGCCTCTGCATCTCCTTCGCCCCCTCCCGTCTCCTGGCCGCTGGGTCGTCCTCCTGCAGGTTTCAGCCCGGACAGAGTCACCTCCACCAGGTGCCTTCTGTCCTGGGGGTGTTCCCTGACCCGGCTGCCTGTGGCCCTTTGGATCTCGGACACCGGTTGACACAACACCTCCGATGACCTCGTCCTCTCCGTCTGCCGCTCATCTTCCTTCTCTTTGGCTGCTTCTTCTTTAGTGGACAGCTGAGGAGTGCCAGCACCCGTCTTCACCGCTGCCTCTTCTTTGTCCTTCGTGTTTTCTTTGCGGTCCTTGGCCTCTTGGCTCTTGCTTTCCGGCGGCCCCTCGTCGTGGCCCAGGTAGGCAAACGAGCTGTTCTGGTTCTGGCTGGGGTTGAAACGTCTCAGTCTGGGCAGGCTGTCCACTGAGGTCTGGGTGTTTAGCATTCGACTGAAAGGTGTGACCTTCAGATCGTTTGGTCGTGGAGTCCTGGGCGTCCTGGCGTGGAAGGAGGCCGGACGCCGCTTTATGCCGGCAGGGGAGCGGTTGGGAGCGCGAGGAGAGCCGGAAGAAGAGAGGATGGGAGACAAGGAGCCAACGGAGCCTCGACCCGACCCTCGGCCTGTTACACTGCTGCTGCGCAACTCGCGCAGCTGCCTGTGTGGAAGAGAGCGCACCGGGTCATCTATTTGTTCACAACAGAGGTAccttctctgtctttttccTCTGTCATTAAGTGATACCTGTGTGGAGATGGAGCGGGAGGAGGAATGACCCAGGATTGTTGCTGTTCCTCTCTCATGGACAtgatcttctcctgctgctgggccAAACGCTGCATCTCTGTCTGCAGGAAGCCCAACGACGTGTTCATCCTCTCGATGGAGCGAGTGTATTCCGTGAGGTCGATCTCCCCCGGAGACAGGCCTGTGTCAGATACACGGGTCAGGGTCATGTGATTTTAGCATACATTCCCACTAAGTATACAGTTCCTATAAGCAAACACTCACCTCCACCATCCTCACATGGGGATTTCGGAGCTGCCCCGTCTGGCTTGCACCTCTCCGCCCGCTCCATGCTGCCCTGGTGGGCTTCCTTTGAGGCGGCGAGCAGTTCTGGAGAAGGCGCTTCTGCTGCGCTCGGGCTGAGGGGAGCGGTGATTCCTTTCCTCCTCACTACATTTAGGAAGGCTGTCCTGCCCATCCTCTGGCGGTGGCGGGTGAAAGCTGCCTCCACCTGTGAAGAGAGCGACGCAGTGTGACCCTTTACATCCAAAGCTATATTACTAACTGTCTTTCCGTGTCCTGGTCTTTTACCTTCTTCTTTTGGGCTTCGATGGCTCTCCGTTTCTCCTCCAGTTTCATCCTTAGCTGAATCATCTCTGTGGCAATCAGATGCGAGGGGTCTCTGGGGGAGGGCGCTACTGGAGAGGGAGATGTGATTGGCAAAGGAGGTGTAGACATCTAGAAGGAGAATGCAAATAACATCAACATTGATTCGATACAGAGCAGCTTTTGTTGCAGAGGCAGAAAAAAAGGTACGAGTGAAGTTACGTTTTAAGAAAGGAGAATGAGTGACAcacaaaaggacacaaacctGAAAAGAAATGCTTTTTGGCAGGTGTGTATACGGCACGTTGAGATCGGAACTCTCTGGTGTGGTTCCTCCACTACTTCGTCCCTCCAGCTTCCTGAACTTCTGCTCTGCGAAGCTCGTCATCCGGACCATGCCTCCTCCGgagcctccagaggaggaggcggggctgaCTGTGTGGGACCTCTGGATTGTGGGTGCTGAACTGGGACAGGGGCTGCGCCTGTCACTCCCATCTCCCATCTCACCCTCGCGGTTGGCACCGCTGACTCCTTCCCGCCCCCTTTCcctgctcttctcctcctctgactgTTCCGGCAGAGGGCACGAACGGGTCACGGCCTCACAGTCTGGGTCGATGTCTGAATAGTCTCTCAGGGAGGAGGAGTCCTCATCCAAGCTCTGaatgtcctctgtcctcacatGGATGCCTGTGTCCACCTCATCTGTGGACATAGAGTTGGGGTCGTGGTCGTTCAGCCGAGCCTTGGCTGAACCTTGTTCGTCTCCTTGACCTTTGGCCCCTGAAGCGTCCGTGGGGTCTGGAGGCTCCGTGCCGTGGAGAAAGAAGCCATTGTCTCCGTCCCCCACGCCCAGACTAGCGTGGGGCCTTTCAGTGTCGTGGATGATCTTCAGGGCCTCCTCGATGCTTGGAGGAGTCGATGGGCTAATGTCGCTTCtgcggttgccgtggtgattgTTGGGGCTGTGGTTGCTCTCTGGGAAGACCCCGTTGGAGTACCTAGGGACGGATTTGGGTAAATTAACGGACGGTCATTTAGGCGATATTTCCTATCTCACCTGATAGATGTCCTTCTTATCTTTATGTCTCTCTGCAGtttgaacatatttaaaaaaaaataatttacataatttaTAGCATGGATTTAACATCacttaaatatattttggggGGTCTCAAAGCTTAccattttgtgtttatctttTTAGTTTACATGCACATTGAGTAGCAAAATACAGTCACTGTACTAACATGAATAATAAACTAAACCGCCACTGACCTACAATATGtcaaataaaagttttttttttttctactggtGTAGAAATATGACTAAAGAACAAATGACAAATACATAAATCATAAAAACCATGCATTCTTTTATCCCATGTATGAAAAAGTGTTTAATCCCcacaccaaaaaacaacaacatctccCTCTCTAACTGTGGCAATATAGAAGATTGAGTTGTTTAAAAACCATCCCTCTGCTGCACCTGCTTTGGTTCTTCACGGAGAATGTGTTGTTCCGCCCGAGGGGTTTGTTGGAGGTGaacacctcgtcctcctcggctAAGTGCCTGACCTGGCCGTTGGCATTGACGGGCATGAGGGAGAGGTGGCGCTTCATCCCCCCTCGAGATGCATAGTGAACTTTGAACCCGAGACCGTCACTGCTGGCCGAGCGGGTCATACCACTGAGAGCGGGAGCTTCTCCAGGCAGCACAGTCGGGTCTCCGACCAGAGGAATCTCAAAGGAGATTCCCCGACAAGAGGAGCTGAGAGAGGAAATGGATTGTTAGTTGAAAGGGGAAAGGTCCGACCAGTTCAGACCCGCTCTAGTAGGGCAACTCTGGAGTTAAGGTACCAACCGTTTTTCTTTGGGCCATGTCCCAACACAGCCATCCACGTAGGACATGGAGGCGGACCTCTTCATTATTCCTGTTGCAGACACAGAGTAGCTTCTCATTGCATGTGTTAAATCCATTTTCTCAACTTTCAATAAGAAATGCTGCTGTCATCTGCTTTAGCTTCAAATTAGTTTAAGGCCCAAGTTTAACATGAGTGATGCTGGAGTGACTGCATGTATCTGCCACTAGAGGGCCTCTGgtttcacatgcacacattccACTACTAATAGTACTGATAATGTCATAGAACCACAAAAATATGTATGGGCAAAATTCATGAAAGTCGAGGAACAACTGCCTGCATgatccctaaaaaaaaagattcatgcaCATCCCTAACTGAAAACAAATATGTTACCCTGGGCAGGAGCATTGTCGGGGCTGTCGGGTCCGTCTGCATAGCTCTGTTTGATTGGACTGGAAACAGGAGCCATATTTCTACAGGCTGATACAGGCTCACAGGCTGCACAGGGAAACATATGACAGATACTCAGCATTCAACTGCATGTGTTGTCTGTTAATTAATAAAGTTATCCTTTAGCATGCATaacatatcatcatcatcatcatcatcgccgtTAACAATAGCATGCTTAGGTTGTTTGGAACGTGTACTGTACCGTCTGGATCAAAGACTCTGGGCTGTACAAATGACGGTTTAACCACTTCAAACCACCAGAAAAGCTCAGCCATAAACACCAGGTAGTTACTctgcaaaaccacacacacacacacacacacacacacatctgtggtTAATATTTCAGTCATATATGTAGTCATATATTTATGTCATTAACATGACTCGTCTCTTTGGGCTCACAGCTTCTTCTCCCCTTGTCTCTGGAAAGATGTTGGATGAGCTACAATATATCATACAACATTCTGACAGATCAGTGAGCTAACAGCCTGCAAACTGTTGCTAGGTGACgggctcaggtgtgtgtgtttgagtgtgcacGTGTGGTTGAATATTAGAACACGTTTCATCGACTAGGTGCGTTAACGCCAAAGCCGGACCGCCTCTTGAAAACGGCCAAAAACCACACCTGGGGTTTGGTTTAAATATGTGACATGTGCACAGACAGATGCACAAAGCAGCGTGTGAGTGACCTAAATCAATGATGTGTGCATTAATGTGGTAATGCAAACAGCTCCGGGGCCTATGTGGATAATTTCCTCTGAAAGTAGCCCGTGATCAAAGATGCACCAGGAATAACTGCTTAATGTCATGAACAACATTTCTGTTTctgcaaaatgtaaaacaatcatcgtgcacacacacagtggttagAAGTGAGTGGGCAGGCTGTGGGGAATGGGCAGTGTGCCAGTCACTTTCACTGTTTTCAACCccattttctccttctcttcccttcCTTTGCCTACTGTTACAATTCTTTTTTGCAGTCAATAAATAACCCTTATAAACAATAAAGTGAATGTGAA carries:
- the camsap2b gene encoding calmodulin-regulated spectrin-associated protein 2 isoform X1, with the protein product MGDAAEDRGMRRTFIVPSIKSFDHYDFTRAKISCSLTWLVAKAFGSDAVPEELAQPLYRDQYNQEHLKPPVACLLQSAELYCRAGSLILRSDAVKPLLGHNAVIQALAQKGLYVTDQDRLVTERDLTSTPIHMSSHLALIDTLMMAYTVEMVSVERVMTCISRCCSTETSHMDGHLQELPYDTEDAIYTWINKVNEHLRDILVEEQKLREASLQDSNATTHKARYRKDHAQQRSAPSLPLVENLLKDNTDGCALTTLLHFYCPQAIRMEDICLKETMSLADSLYNLQLVQEFCRDNLNHCCHFSLEDMLYAHASIKSNYLVFMAELFWWFEVVKPSFVQPRVFDPDACEPVSACRNMAPVSSPIKQSYADGPDSPDNAPAQGIMKRSASMSYVDGCVGTWPKEKRSSCRGISFEIPLVGDPTVLPGEAPALSGMTRSASSDGLGFKVHYASRGGMKRHLSLMPVNANGQVRHLAEEDEVFTSNKPLGRNNTFSVKNQSRYSNGVFPESNHSPNNHHGNRRSDISPSTPPSIEEALKIIHDTERPHASLGVGDGDNGFFLHGTEPPDPTDASGAKGQGDEQGSAKARLNDHDPNSMSTDEVDTGIHVRTEDIQSLDEDSSSLRDYSDIDPDCEAVTRSCPLPEQSEEEKSRERGREGVSGANREGEMGDGSDRRSPCPSSAPTIQRSHTVSPASSSGGSGGGMVRMTSFAEQKFRKLEGRSSGGTTPESSDLNVPYTHLPKSISFQMSTPPLPITSPSPVAPSPRDPSHLIATEMIQLRMKLEEKRRAIEAQKKKVEAAFTRHRQRMGRTAFLNVVRRKGITAPLSPSAAEAPSPELLAASKEAHQGSMERAERCKPDGAAPKSPCEDGGGLSPGEIDLTEYTRSIERMNTSLGFLQTEMQRLAQQQEKIMSMREEQQQSWVIPPPAPSPHRQLRELRSSSVTGRGSGRGSVGSLSPILSSSGSPRAPNRSPAGIKRRPASFHARTPRTPRPNDLKVTPFSRMLNTQTSVDSLPRLRRFNPSQNQNSSFAYLGHDEGPPESKSQEAKDRKENTKDKEEAAVKTGAGTPQLSTKEEAAKEKEDERQTERTRSSEVLCQPVSEIQRATGSRVREHPQDRRHLVEVTLSGLKPAGGRPSGQETGGGEGDAEAGGDPYGKDQKMCCGFFFKDDVKAEEDMAAKKAYLLEKRLRREKETQEKKQQQEVDHEQKREAARLKADEEQQKKEQEKARREYIKQEFMRRNQLKLMENVDEVTKTRSGSLKKKPRPKSIHRDVMESPTPPVRATGVRPRGFSVSSISLASLNLAADDQPSNMKNNRGNKVAHVPFFLSSPKERKGRPDSAEGFSSCPSTGSRNEEKDWENDSTTSSTPSNNEYTGPKLYKEPSAKSNKYIIQNALAHCCLAGKVNEGQKNKILDEMEKSEANNFLLLFRDAGCQFRSVYAYCPETEEITKLAGIGPKSITVKMIEGLYKYNSDRKQFSLIPAKTMSASVDAITIASHLWQTKKQATPKKLHTK
- the camsap2b gene encoding calmodulin-regulated spectrin-associated protein 2 isoform X2, which translates into the protein MGDAAEDRGMRRTFIVPSIKSFDHYDFTRAKISCSLTWLVAKAFGSDAVPEELAQPLYRDQYNQEHLKPPVACLLQSAELYCRAGSLILRSDAVKPLLGHNAVIQALAQKGLYVTDQDRLVTERDLTSTPIHMSSHLALIDTLMMAYTVEMVSVERVMTCISRCCSTETSHMDGHLQELPYDTEDAIYTWINKVNEHLRDILVEEQKLREASLQDSNATTHKARYRKDHAQQRSAPSLPLVENLLKDNTDGCALTTLLHFYCPQAIRMEDICLKETMSLADSLYNLQLVQEFCRDNLNHCCHFSLEDMLYAHASIKSNYLVFMAELFWWFEVVKPSFVQPRVFDPDACEPVSACRNMAPVSSPIKQSYADGPDSPDNAPAQGIMKRSASMSYVDGCVGTWPKEKRSSCRGISFEIPLVGDPTVLPGEAPALSGMTRSASSDGLGFKVHYASRGGMKRHLSLMPVNANGQVRHLAEEDEVFTSNKPLGRNNTFSVKNQSRYSNGVFPESNHSPNNHHGNRRSDISPSTPPSIEEALKIIHDTERPHASLGVGDGDNGFFLHGTEPPDPTDASGAKGQGDEQGSAKARLNDHDPNSMSTDEVDTGIHVRTEDIQSLDEDSSSLRDYSDIDPDCEAVTRSCPLPEQSEEEKSRERGREGVSGANREGEMGDGSDRRSPCPSSAPTIQRSHTVSPASSSGGSGGGMVRMTSFAEQKFRKLEGRSSGGTTPESSDLNVPYTHLPKSISFQMSTPPLPITSPSPVAPSPRDPSHLIATEMIQLRMKLEEKRRAIEAQKKKVEAAFTRHRQRMGRTAFLNVVRRKGITAPLSPSAAEAPSPELLAASKEAHQGSMERAERCKPDGAAPKSPCEDGGGLSPGEIDLTEYTRSIERMNTSLGFLQTEMQRLAQQQEKIMSMREEQQQSWVIPPPAPSPHRQLRELRSSSVTGRGSGRGSVGSLSPILSSSGSPRAPNRSPAGIKRRPASFHARTPRTPRPNDLKVTPFSRMLNTQTSVDSLPRLRRFNPSQNQNSSFAYLGHDEGPPESKSQEAKDRKENTKDKEEAAVKTGAGTPQLSTKEEAAKEKEDERQTERTRSSEVLCQPVSEIQRATGSRVREHPQDRRHLVEVTLSGLKPAGGRPSGQETGGGEGDAEAGGDPYGKDQKMCCGFFFKDDVKAEEDMAAKKAYLLEKRLRREKETQEKKQQQEVDHEQKREAARLKADEEQQKKEQEKARREYIKQEFMRRNQLKLMENVDEVTKTRSGSLKKKPRPKSIHRDVMESPTPPVRATGVRPRGFSVSSISLASLNLAADDQPSNMKNNRPDSAEGFSSCPSTGSRNEEKDWENDSTTSSTPSNNEYTGPKLYKEPSAKSNKYIIQNALAHCCLAGKVNEGQKNKILDEMEKSEANNFLLLFRDAGCQFRSVYAYCPETEEITKLAGIGPKSITVKMIEGLYKYNSDRKQFSLIPAKTMSASVDAITIASHLWQTKKQATPKKLHTK